The segment CAAGTCTAAGATTTGTTGGTCATTTGTGTAAGAGTGAACAGTTGTCATCATTCCACGTTTGATACCGAACTTGTCGTTCAATATTTTCGCGAATGGCGCCAAGCAGTTAGTCGTACAAGATGCGTTAGAGATAACGTTGTGGTTATCTGCATCGTACTTGTCTTCGTTAACACCCATTACGATTGTGATATCTTCATCAGATGCAGGTGCGGAGATGATTACTTTCTTCGCTCCAGCTTCTAAGTGTTTCGCAGCGTCTGCACGCTTTGTGAAGAATCCAGTAGATTCCACTACTACTTCTACTCCAAGCTCACCCCAAGATAATTTCGCTGGGTCGCGCTCAGCTGTTACTTTGATTGTTTTGCCGTCAACAACTAGGTTGTCGCCGTCTACTTTCACGTCCGCAGCTAGTTTGCCGTGTACGCTGTCATATTTTAAAAGGTGTGCAAGCATGTTAGCGTCAGTTAAGTCGTTAACTGCTACTACTTCTACCTCAGAGTTGTTAAGTGCTGCGCGGAATACGTTACGTCCAATACGTCCAAATCCGTTAATACCAATCTTTACTGCCATGTTAAGTTCCTCCTTAGTTTTTCTAAGAATTTTTTTGGGGGGTGGCTGTGCTGAACACGCATTTGATTTCCACAAAAGGCTCCGCTTTCCGCGGGCGGTCCGGGAGCCTCCTCGGCTTTTCGCGTGTGGGGTCTCCCATGTCCTCCCGCAGGAGTCTACGCCTTTTGCTCCAATCACATGCTGATGTTCACTTAGCCTTTATAGAAGGGATGTTTAGTCCCTAATTAACTCTTTTGCTGCTCCTTCATCCGTGATGAGGATGGTGTGGGGAGCTTTTTTTAGATACGCTTGAATCGCTTTTGCCTTCGAGGCACCGCCGGCTACTGCAATCACACATTGTATCTTTTCCAAATCTGCGAGCTGCATTCCTACCGTCTGCACTTTGTGTACTACTTCTCCGGCTTCATTAAAGTAGTAACCGAAAGCTTCTGCCACGGCGCTAGCCTGTTCGATCTTACGCATATTCTCCGGCGCTGTTTTACGGCGCTCTGCCATTGTTTTAGCGTCTCCAATTCCATGAATAACCATACTAGAATTTTTGATGAGGGAAATCACTTCTTTTATTGAAGGCTCCTCAATCATCGACTGGTAGGATTCATGGCTCAGTGAATCAGGTATATGCAAGAGCCTGTAGTCGCCCGAAGCCTTCTCCGCCATGGTGGCACAGATGGAGTTCGACTGGTTTTGCACCTTTTCACCAAGACCGCCTCGAGCCGGGACAAATAGCAAGTTGCGATTCTTTGTGTCGGGTGTCATCATTTCCGCTACGGAGGAAACAGTCGTTCCGCCAGCTACGGCAATGATATTGTCGTCATGGAATCGTTCTCGCATGGTTGCCACGCTTGCACGGCCGAGTTCCTTCTTCACCCAAGGGGATTGGTCACTGTCACCCGGAACCACGACAACTTTTGTAATCCCTAACTTTTCTTCTATTCCCGCTTCCAACAGCTTTAAACCGGAAACCTCTTTCATGATCTCTTCCAGGTCCTTGATAAGGAATTCCCCTTCACTCGTCAATGTCATGCCGGCAACACTCACAAGAATCAGGTTCTGTGCTTTGAGAAAATCTACCTCGCTTCTCAGCACACGTTCACTCAAACCCAGACTACCTGATAAGCTTCTTCTTCCAATCGGCTGCATCAACCTTATGTATCTCAGGATCTCGTATCGTTTCTGCATAATGGAAAGAAGATCAGGCAACAATTTCTTTTGTACTTCAATAATCTGCTTCATTATAGCTTCCCCTTCAGAGTGTGTATTTTACCTGATGGACAAAATAACGTCCGCTTTCTGGACGTTTAACGTCCCGCTATGACATATTATGTCCCAGTAGCGGTAAAAAAAATCACCCTTGCTACAAGTTGATTGTAACAAAGGTGAAACCCTTATGCAACTAGGGTTTAGCGGATTTTTTTAAGTAAACGCTTTCTTACTTCTTCTTTGTTCACTTGCCCATAAGCAAGCATTTCTCCCTCATGCTCCACTACCGGGATCATAAGCTGATATTTTTCCAAAAGAACATCGTCTTTATAGATATCAAATTCTTCTATTGTAAAATTATATTCGGATTGCAGCTCTTTTAGCTTTGTTTTTGCTTTATCACAAAGTGGGCAATCCACCTTTGTAAAAAATTGAAGGTTCATTTTTGCATCTGCCTTTCTATCTAGTCATACCTTTTTCTCATGGAGGAACTCGGTATGTTCAAAAGATCCCTGTATTTTGCCACCGTTCTCCGCGAGATAGTTATATGATACTGCTTTTGCAAGATGTTTGTCAGCTGCTGATCGGACAAAGGCCTCTGTTTGTTTTCATTTTTCACCAGTTCTTCGACAAGCTGCTGTACCTGCTTTGTCGACGTTTCCTCTTCATACTGCCGTGTAAGCCCTTGGCTGAAAAAATATTTCAGTTCGAACATCCCGTATGGTGTCTGCACGTATTTTTCCTTTGTCGCACGGCTCACGGTGGACTCATGAATATCAAGCCTTGTCGCAATATCTTTTAATGTTAGCGGTTTCAAAAAAGAGGGTCCGTTAAAGAAGAAAGATTGCTGAGTTTGGAGGATCTCTTCCATCACTTTTACAAGGGTGTATTTGCGGTGCTCCATGCTTTTGACGATCCAATGGCATTGTTGCAGCTTTTCCTGTAGATAGGATTCTAGTTCGTTCTTACTTTTAAGTGCGGCCTCGTTTTGCTTGTTTATTTTTATTTGAGGAATGATTTCTTCATTCAATGATACGACGAATTGGTTTTGATGCTTTTGGACGACCAGGTCCGGAATGATGTACTTGGGCCTTTCTGTTGTTTCATACTTATTTCCTGGACGCGGGTTCAATTGGACAATTTCATCGTGAATTCCCTGTATCTGTTTAAGGCTGATGGCATACTTTTTGGCAAGCGTCTTCCACGCTTTTTCAGCAAAAAGAGTGAAGTCGTTCTCAAGTATCGCCTCTGCCATTTCGTTCCGGTTTGACTGCTCCCTGCGTCTTAATTGCAGCAACAAGCATTCCTGAAGATTTCTCGCACCCACTCCAGCTGGTTCCAGTTGTTTAATGTGAGTAAGCAGCTTTTCGATTGTTTCTGTTGTTGTCTTTAGCTGCTTCGTAATGGACGCTGGATCCTCTTGAATGTAGCCATTCGGATCCATGTACTGGATGACTCGTCTTGCAAGCTTTCTCTCTTCGGGTGAGAGCGGGCTGTCGACTAGTTGCTGTTCTATATATTGCTGGAGGGTTTCTCCATGCTTGCTGAAGTTTTCGATGGAAAAGGTTTGTAGAGTGGTGGTTCCAATCTTCCTTGGTTTAAGTCGCTGCACCCTTGAAGAGGCAAGCTCCCTTTGTGTAGCTGGCATTTTCAGCTCCATAAGCGGATTCTCCAGTGACTGCTCCTTCAGGAAATCAACCATCTCAAGCGTCGAATACTGCAACAACGTAATCGCCTGCTTCAGCTCCTGCGTCATCGCAAGCCTCAACGACTGCTCCTGATACAAACCAACGGACTGCTTCATCATACTTACCATTCCTCCTCCGGCCACTCTCCGATCCAGTTTTCGGTCTCTCCCTATATTCTACATGAGTTTGTGGGACTTGTAAGCTTTAAAAATCTTCCTTTAGGGGTCAGACCCCGGCAGGAATTTCTCCACCTATGTCGAAGGGCGATCTTTTTTGCTAGCGGTGCTTGCTAATTATTCTATTTTATTATGGTGTTTGGATTGTCATACTTAATTTTCATGGT is part of the Sutcliffiella sp. FSL R7-0096 genome and harbors:
- the gap gene encoding type I glyceraldehyde-3-phosphate dehydrogenase, which encodes MAVKIGINGFGRIGRNVFRAALNNSEVEVVAVNDLTDANMLAHLLKYDSVHGKLAADVKVDGDNLVVDGKTIKVTAERDPAKLSWGELGVEVVVESTGFFTKRADAAKHLEAGAKKVIISAPASDEDITIVMGVNEDKYDADNHNVISNASCTTNCLAPFAKILNDKFGIKRGMMTTVHSYTNDQQILDLPHKDYRRARAAAENIIPTTTGAAKAVSLVLPELKGKLNGGAMRVPTPNVSLVDLVAELDKDVTAEEVNAAFQAAAEGELKGILGYSEEPLVSGDYNGNPESSTIDALSTMVMEGNMVKVISWYDNESGYSHRVVDLAKYIAAKGL
- a CDS encoding sugar-binding domain-containing protein, coding for MKQIIEVQKKLLPDLLSIMQKRYEILRYIRLMQPIGRRSLSGSLGLSERVLRSEVDFLKAQNLILVSVAGMTLTSEGEFLIKDLEEIMKEVSGLKLLEAGIEEKLGITKVVVVPGDSDQSPWVKKELGRASVATMRERFHDDNIIAVAGGTTVSSVAEMMTPDTKNRNLLFVPARGGLGEKVQNQSNSICATMAEKASGDYRLLHIPDSLSHESYQSMIEEPSIKEVISLIKNSSMVIHGIGDAKTMAERRKTAPENMRKIEQASAVAEAFGYYFNEAGEVVHKVQTVGMQLADLEKIQCVIAVAGGASKAKAIQAYLKKAPHTILITDEGAAKELIRD
- a CDS encoding glutaredoxin family protein — encoded protein: MNLQFFTKVDCPLCDKAKTKLKELQSEYNFTIEEFDIYKDDVLLEKYQLMIPVVEHEGEMLAYGQVNKEEVRKRLLKKIR
- the rpoN gene encoding RNA polymerase factor sigma-54 translates to MMKQSVGLYQEQSLRLAMTQELKQAITLLQYSTLEMVDFLKEQSLENPLMELKMPATQRELASSRVQRLKPRKIGTTTLQTFSIENFSKHGETLQQYIEQQLVDSPLSPEERKLARRVIQYMDPNGYIQEDPASITKQLKTTTETIEKLLTHIKQLEPAGVGARNLQECLLLQLRRREQSNRNEMAEAILENDFTLFAEKAWKTLAKKYAISLKQIQGIHDEIVQLNPRPGNKYETTERPKYIIPDLVVQKHQNQFVVSLNEEIIPQIKINKQNEAALKSKNELESYLQEKLQQCHWIVKSMEHRKYTLVKVMEEILQTQQSFFFNGPSFLKPLTLKDIATRLDIHESTVSRATKEKYVQTPYGMFELKYFFSQGLTRQYEEETSTKQVQQLVEELVKNENKQRPLSDQQLTNILQKQYHITISRRTVAKYRDLLNIPSSSMRKRYD